In Panicum virgatum strain AP13 chromosome 5K, P.virgatum_v5, whole genome shotgun sequence, the genomic window AGCTATCGTATCTTATTCTGGATTTAATAATTTGGTGGGGCACCAGGGGATTCATAAATGATTTCAGGAAGAAATTAAATTTGCCCCCTATTGCTTACTTCAGCACATACCATGGATCTATATCTCACTTACCTACTGGATACATGTGGAGCCCTCAACTTATGCCAAAGCCAAAAGGTAACCTGATTTTACTTTATTTAACTTCATGGTGCAAGATACTTATCAGTTATTGATGATTTTCCATGATATCCATATTTCTGTTTGAATTATGCATATGACGATATTATTGCACAAGGTACAGCTAGGACTGAACATAATGCACCCTCCTGAATTTTATCTTATAAACAATACCATCTGATGATTTTTTATcatggtgtgtgtgtgagtcacaCTACTCACACCGGCTTGTAGGTCTTGGCTATTGACTAGTCAACATCCAAAAGAGACTTGGGTTTTATACATTTTGGTTCCCCTCTGGAGGAACTTTGACTGGCGTGGCTGATGTGCCTCTGACAAGCCACTGAGCAAAGACTTGACATGATTTTTAGGGTTCAAAATCTTTCTTGCGCACATGCAAGACTAGATGTATATAATGTTCTAGTTCTGCAATGTTCTacaaaattgaagaaaaggGAAATCATGTGCTATAGTTATAGTCGTCATTTGTCAGGGCTACACAGTCCTTTGCATCTACCAATTTTATTAAATGGATATACCTAGGTGACAGTCAAATTAATTTATAAATTTCGTGATCATTGAAATCTATGTGTGCTAGCATAAAATGAGGTTTACCGTTAAGCTCTTATCAATGATTATTTTTATCCTCTTCAGACTGGGGCCCTCTAGTAGATGTTGTGGGATATTGCTTCTTAAATCTTGGAACAAAGTATCAACCACCACCGGAGCTATCACAGTGGCTTCAACAGGGGCCCAAGCCAATATACATTGGTTTTGGTAGCATGGTATGTATATACGTTGCCATCTATATTAAGTAGGTCATTGTGGCTATGCAGGTCAAAATATCTGTTTCTTTGTTGCCTGGAAGTGTAATCCTTTCATTTTGTTTTGCCATTCTTAATCATACTCCATGGATGGTCATCCTTTTTAGTTTTTAGTCATAATGATTGTATGAGTTTTTTAAGTAAAAATGATAACATTCTTCGCCTATATAGACATTAAAGAATCAAAGATCATGTCAACCACTACTTGGTATCTTTAAAATGCATCCCATTGCTGCGGCTGACTGGATCTTACTACTTAAATATTTGATAGAGCTGCTTCGAGTGAAAGATTAAGAAGCTTCTGCCTTGATAGGAGCGTactattgagttgcatgcaccaaccagttcaacccaaaagcttaagctgatggagagaggtgggcaattcacctATATTCCAACACTCTCCCTCACGTGGAGGCTCCCTCAGACCTCAGACGTGGAATAGGAGCGAGcatcaattattttatttaattgcgctaatcaggattcgaactcgagacctctggctctgataccatattgagttgcatgcaccgaccagtttaacccaaaagcttagaccaccccctctagccactccgaccctagaacccaggtgttagagtgggggagaggggggctttatcactggactaacattccccctacggctgctggctgctggtcTCAGCGAACCccgcaggggaaatcgcgcagcgaaAGAAATGCGTGGCAGGTGGgtttcgaacccgggacctggctctggtaccaacttagaccaccccctctagccactccgaccctaaaacccaggtgttagagtgggggagagggggggctTTATCACTGGACCAACATGTACCACAATGATAGATTTTTTTATCCTCTTCCATTTTGGTTTGATTATCATCCTGTACATATTGGTTGATATAAGTTCTGTGAAATGCTTATTTCCCTTTGTTGTGTTGACACAATTATCATCTTATCTATGTAATTTGGCCTTCTAATTTTGTTTATGTAACTAGGCCTTCTGATTTTTTTATGTTATGTCTCTGAAGCCTCTTGATGATGAGAAGAAAGTCACTGCTACCATTTTGGATGCATTAAGAGAAACAGGACAAAGGGGGGTCATTAGCCGTGGTTGGGGAGCTCTTGGAAGTTGTAAGTTGCCAATCAATCCTTTTGTGCACACACCTGATCATGATGAAGTTATGTTGGCATTGCTACCTGAAGCATGTAGAACGGCATGAGTAGCCTAACTTGTTATTTCATGTACGCAACCTCCAACTGTAGTTTCAGAAGTTCCAGTGGATGTCTTCATCTTGGAGGATTGCCCTCACGACTGGCTATTTCCTCACTGTGCTGCAGTGGTGAGTTTCCTATTTTAGACATGCCATCAGGGTGCCACATATTAAGTGACAAAAAATAGTGTTTAAATTGTAAGAAGTGACATAAAATAGAATATTCTATTAATATAATGATAGCAAATTATTTATCGATTTATCGATGTATTTTACGACTTCATAAAATACAGTTCTAATGTTATATATTGATATGAAGCTGTAGAAAGTAGTTATCGAGTTTACATCGTGAATACAACAAAAAACAGTAATGTCAAATACAGAATCGATGGAGCAATATATATCAGGTGATATAGCGAGTATGTGGTTGGTACGGCACCAAGGCCATAGTATGTTAGCAAACATTACTTGCAAGATTTCACTTTAAACATATTTTTGCCCTCGCACTATGCATTAAGTCATTTAAAACTTGagccaattttttttatatagggATACAATTTACTAATCAGATTGTATGTATGATTATTAGGTGCATCATGGTGGAGCAGGTACTACAGCCGCAGGGCTGATAGCCGGGGTAAGCTGCTAATCTCTTTGGTGAATAAAATTATCTGAGCTAAAGAGAGGTTAAATGAGATCCTTATATTTTAGTTCGGAAATGAACGAAAGTAAAATAGAGCACTTGAAGGTGGCCCTTTCCATATTAAAGGTTCCCCTGACTATATAACCTGCATCATTGTAAAGCAAAAGGCTCATGCACTGCAGAGTTCACTCAGTACACAAGGACAACATTTATTCGGCAATGAACAAGAAGTTGCTAATTAGCATTTATACTAATGGCTACCTTCTATCCTTTGCAAGTGTTATTGACCACTCTTTTGTTACAGTGTCCTACCACAGTAGTGCCATTCTTTGGAGACCAGTTCTTCTGGGCTGAGAGAGTTCATGCACGAGGAGTGGGTCCTGCACCTATACCTATAGCAGCGCTCACAGTTGAGGCACTTTCCAATGCAATAAGATTCATGCTTGATCCTGAGGTAGTACAATCTCATGCATTCATATATGCTCCTAATCTTTTGTGATGTTTTTAGATTTTCATTCTTTCTTTGTACATAGTAGTATGCCATCAGATTTATGATGCAAAACACTGTTCATTGGTAAGGCAGTTTGTACTAACTAATCTGCTTGTTGTCCTTTGTTCAAGGTAAAATCACGAGCAATGGAACTGGCGATAGCAATAGGGAATGAGGATGGCGTGGCGGCTGCTGTAGACGCATTTCACCGACATCTGCCTCCGGAGTTGCCACTTGCTCCACCTGCACATGTAGAGGAAGAACGCATAGACTTCTTCCAATGGTTTTCCCGAGCCCTAGAAAAGTGCTGTTCTCCATTCAATTTTTAGTTGTGATTCACATTTTAGGTAGTTAATATTTATTCATTCATGGGTTGAAAAATAAAACACAATCTTCAGAAAGGAGTGGAATAAATGGTGGTTTACGCCGAGGGTGTTTC contains:
- the LOC120708772 gene encoding sterol 3-beta-glucosyltransferase UGT80B1-like isoform X3, yielding MGSNGKVWEEAGVGGGVRRRKGGSEAAGAGASSSFAEGMGEFVLSSMDARFSGSVDRDELFVSSRQPVFGHSKSTAASSGICKGQEHTFVRSYSDRLLKCDLTLDMLSENEKEFGHYVRLATHVNFHTFVKSAGIDFYPLGGDPRIMAQYMTKNKGFCLAAPTEIYAQRKQLKEIIFSVLPACTEPDLDTGTPFRAQAIIANPPAYGHLHIAEALGIPLHIFFTFPWTPTDEFPHPLARMPQSATYRLSYLILDLIIWWGTRGFINDFRKKLNLPPIAYFSTYHGSISHLPTGYMWSPQLMPKPKDWGPLVDVVGYCFLNLGTKYQPPPELSQWLQQGPKPIYIGFGSMPLDDEKKVTATILDALRETGQRGVISRGWGALGSFSEVPVDVFILEDCPHDWLFPHCAAVVHHGGAGTTAAGLIAGCPTTVVPFFGDQFFWAERVHARGVGPAPIPIAALTVEALSNAIRFMLDPEVKSRAMELAIAIGNEDGVAAAVDAFHRHLPPELPLAPPAHVEEERIDFFQWFSRALEKCCSPFNF
- the LOC120708772 gene encoding sterol 3-beta-glucosyltransferase UGT80B1-like isoform X2, giving the protein MRRRICEKQCFQTNINVVSKYPCFFFFGVYLYMAICVIAIYCCLVLQIKIFEKLVKFQNDGTVEVDVTRSALVTSELSEIDAFGYVPRDIEEVTPGITKSVPKLKIAILVVGTRGDVQPFIALAKRLQEFGHYVRLATHVNFHTFVKSAGIDFYPLGGDPRIMAQYMTKNKGFCLAAPTEIYAQRKQLKEIIFSVLPACTEPDLDTGTPFRAQAIIANPPAYGHLHIAEALGIPLHIFFTFPWTPTDEFPHPLARMPQSATYRLSYLILDLIIWWGTRGFINDFRKKLNLPPIAYFSTYHGSISHLPTGYMWSPQLMPKPKDWGPLVDVVGYCFLNLGTKYQPPPELSQWLQQGPKPIYIGFGSMPLDDEKKVTATILDALRETGQRGVISRGWGALGSFSEVPVDVFILEDCPHDWLFPHCAAVVHHGGAGTTAAGLIAGCPTTVVPFFGDQFFWAERVHARGVGPAPIPIAALTVEALSNAIRFMLDPEVKSRAMELAIAIGNEDGVAAAVDAFHRHLPPELPLAPPAHVEEERIDFFQWFSRALEKCCSPFNF